AGCCAGGCCAGTTCCAGCGAGCCCAGGTGCTCGTCGACCTGCTCGGGGGAGCGGTCGCCGTAGCGGGCGAGCATCGCCAGCACCTCGGCGCGGCCGAGGACCGGGGGAGCGTCCTGCGGGCGGTCGTCCATCAGGCGGTGCCGACCGCGGACTTGGCGACCCGGGCGGCGACCTCGGCGCTGAACTCGTCGATGGTCATCAGCGCGGTGGACTCCATGTCGTCCAGCTCGAAGCGGATGCCGAACTCCTCCTCGACCTGCACCGCCAGGTCGGCCAGTGCCAGCGACTCCAGGTCGAGGCCGGCCGGGCCCAGGTCGGTCTC
The DNA window shown above is from Streptomyces sp. TLI_171 and carries:
- a CDS encoding acyl carrier protein, whose protein sequence is MQEQIRSFVLTTLASMNYDVSQVTSETDLGPAGLDLESLALADLAVQVEEEFGIRFELDDMESTALMTIDEFSAEVAARVAKSAVGTA